The Coriobacteriia bacterium genome contains the following window.
ATAGCCACGGCAAGTTGCGTCGTCGCCGTGGGCGCCACCCCGGTCTTCGCCGACATCGATCCCGCGAGCAATAACCTCGCCGCGGAAACGGTCGCCACAGTGCTATCACCGCGCACGGCTGCGGTGATTCCGGTGCATCTCGGCGGATGGCCGGTCGAGATCGATCCGCTTCTCGCACTCGCCGCTGAGCAAGGTTTCCGAGTCATCGAGGACTGTGCACAGGCGCACGGTGCCACCTATCGCGGTAGGCCGGTCGGCTCGTTTGGCGATGCGTCGTGCTGGTCGTTTTGCCAGGACAAGATCGTGGCCGCTGGCGAAGGCGGGATGCTCGCGCTCAACGATGATGCGGCCTACTCGCGGGCCTGGGCGTATAAGGACCACGGCAAGTCGCTCGCCAAGCTCGGCGACCG
Protein-coding sequences here:
- a CDS encoding DegT/DnrJ/EryC1/StrS family aminotransferase produces the protein MSDKLAIDGGAPVRTAPMPPWPSPSEAQIAAVEAVLRSRHINYWTGDQGRSFEREFATELGVAHGVAVSNGTLALELALRAFGIGPGDEVVVPARSFIATASCVVAVGATPVFADIDPASNNLAAETVATVLSPRTAAVIPVHLGGWPVEIDPLLALAAEQGFRVIEDCAQAHGATYRGRPVGSFGDASCWSFCQDKIVAAGEGGMLALNDDAAYSRAWAYKDHGKSLAKLGDR